From a region of the Pecten maximus chromosome 18, xPecMax1.1, whole genome shotgun sequence genome:
- the LOC117316095 gene encoding uncharacterized protein LOC117316095: MTNTTDITIPLTENVTIPMNSSIITTTFGDTSPMWVTNDPLTTESYVSTVMDFTMTTWNTTMWTNATTAGPMPDPSKCLHFVPDAVLNIVNDKVLNDVLIPSLILTIMMFVIGVPGNLIVFYVYWRRWRKTTSRLFIMALAAFDLCNCVSMAFEIDIILNVVQYDHPSRCKFARMFTFLMNNASSFTLLVIAIDRFMRICRPLKPAMINVQAKVAIAVAVVMAVVFAFPAAVLYGTQTRIMKTAFPNVCIKMHLCLIEDSYTTSKLPLIFTSVLLAGNLAIDVVLIICYICIAYQVIQRGQFNDGCLSKSRQPSISSTATDHDVLEPDAIYKPTPIVLARQGSLASSEVNGGDGTEPAKADGSKLARNINGSTSRSVGGGSINSKPSASFKRSQFKKQRSMSTQSIESRRAQMYKTTLMLFLVTLLFMVSFIPYCVIVIIRYIQPNYYDTLTTSGQAIFQFFLRMYLLSCALNPVIYSFMSEQFRKECVMLFRRSGICKKKHTFSR, encoded by the coding sequence ATGACCAATACTACAGATATCACAATACCGCTAACGGAGAATGTAACAATTCCAATGAATTCTTCCATAATTACAACGACGTTCGGAGATACCTCGCCAATGTGGGTAACAAACGATCCTTTGACAACGGAAAGTTATGTTTCAACTGTTATGGACTTTACCATGACTACTTGGAATACAACAATGTGGACCAACGCGACCACCGCGGGACCGATGCCAGACCCAAGTAAATGCCTTCATTTCGTCCCTGATGCTGTACTAAATATCGTCAACGATAAGGTCCTCAACGATGTTCTGATCCCATCCTTAATCCTGACAATTATGATGTTTGTGATCGGTGTCCCTGGGAATCTTATCGTTTTCTATGTATACTGGAGAAGGTGGCGCAAAACAACATCACGTCTGTTCATCATGGCGTTGGCTGCGTTTGACCTTTGTAACTGTGTTTCAATGGCATttgaaattgatataatattgaacGTCGTACAATATGATCATCCATCCCGTTGCAAATTTGCCCGGATGTTCACGTTTCTGATGAACAATGCTTCTTCCTTCACTTTGCTGGTTATTGCGATTGATAGATTTATGAGGATTTGCCGTCCTCTGAAGCCGGCAATGATCAACGTACAGGCCAAAGTAGCCATCGCTGTTGCCGTCGTTATGGCGGTAGTCTTTGCCTTCCCGGCAGCAGTGTTGTATGGGACTCAAACGCGAATCATGAAAACGGCATTCCCAAACGTTTGTATCAAGATGCATCTTTGTCTAATAGAGGACAGTTATACCACCTCAAAACTACCACTGATATTCACAAGTGTTTTACTGGCTGGGAATCTGGCTATTGACGTTGTTCTCATCATCTGCTATATTTGTATAGCTTACCAAGTCATCCAAAGAGGTCAGTTCAATGACGGATGTTTGTCGAAAAGTCGTCAACCTAGTATTTCGTCTACCGCCACTGACCATGATGTTTTAGAGCCAGATGCTATTTATAAACCTACGCCAATCGTCCTTGCTAGACAGGGGTCTCTTGCATCTTCGGAAGTCAATGGCGGGGATGGAACTGAACCAGCCAAAGCGGACGGAAGTAAACTAGCAAGGAATATCAACGGAAGCACGTCACGTTCTGTCGGAGGGGGAAGTATCAATTCCAAACCGTCGGCGTCATTCAAAAGATCCCAGTTCAAAAAGCAGCGATCGATGTCGACTCAGAGCATTGAAAGTAGACGAGCGCAGATGTACAAGACGACACTGATGCTTTTCCTCGTAACTCTCCTCTTCATGGTCTCTTTCATCCCTTATTGTGTGATAGTCATAATTCGATATATCCAGCCCAACTATTACGACACATTGACCACATCCGGTCAAGCTATCTTCCAGTTCTTCCTCAGGATGTATTTGCTCAGTTGCGCGTTGAATCCTGTCATTTACAGCTTCATGAGTGAACAATTCAGAAAGGAATGCGTAATGTTGTTCAGGAGAAGTGGAATCTGCAAGAAGAAACATACATTTAGCCGTTGA
- the LOC117316243 gene encoding uncharacterized protein LOC117316243: MHLCLIEDGYTTSKLPLVFTSVLLAGNLAIDVVLITCYVCIAYQVIQRGQISDGVLSKSRQLSISSTGTVHDVLESDAVRKPEPILLTRKASVASSEVNGGGETEPSQAEGCKLTRNIKGVTSRSVRRGSINSKPSASFKRSQFQRQRSVSIQSIENRRAQMYKTTLMLFLVTLLFMVSFIPYCVIVIIRYIQPNYYDTLTTSGQAIFQFFLRTYLFSCALNPVIYSFMSEQFRKECVKLFRRSGICKKKHTFSR; this comes from the coding sequence ATGCATCTTTGTTTGATAGAAGACGGTTACACCACCTCAAAGCTACCACTGGTCTTCACAAGTGTTTTACTGGCAGGAAATCTGGCTATTGATGTCGTTCTCATCACCTGCTATGTTTGTATAGCTTACCAAGTCATCCAACGAGGTCAAATCAGTGATGGAGTTTTGTCAAAAAGCCGCCAACTTAGTATTTCGTCTACAGGGACTGTCCATGATGTTTTAGAATCAGATGCTGTTCGCAAACCTGAGCCAATCCTTCTTACCAGAAAGGCGTCTGTTGCATCTTCGGAAGTCAATGGTGGGGGTGAAACTGAACCCTCTCAGGCGGAAGGATGTAAACTGACCAGAAATATCAAAGGAGTCACGTCACGTTCTGTCAGAAGGGGAAGTATTAATTCCAAACCGTCAGCGTCATTCAAGAGATCCCAGTTCCAACGGCAGAGATCAGTGTCGATTCAGAGCATTGAAAATAGACGAGCGCAGATGTACAAGACGACACTGATGCTTTTCCTCGTAACTCTCCTCTTCATGGTCTCTTTCATTCCTTATTGTGTGATAGTCATTATACGATATATCCAGCCCAACTATTACGACACATTGACCACATCCGGTCAAGCCATTTTCCAGTTCTTCCTCAGGACCTATTTGTTCAGTTGTGCGTTGAATCCTGTCATTTACAGCTTCATGAGTGAACAATTCAGAAAGGAATGCGTAAAGTTGTTCAGGAGAAGTGGAATCTGCAAGAAGAAACATACGTTTAGCCGTTGA
- the LOC117316096 gene encoding octopamine receptor beta-3R-like — translation MVEEFTSSTSGDFTTSSVSNSTLSSLNISRPNVTVEGNDTTLTFITSGPLLDLANDTYFNNVLLSSLVYVCILLAIGLPGNVLVLYVYGFKWNRTTSRIFILALAGIDLLNCMSSMATELYLLTHFFKFDFPYVCKATRFVTSFCNNSTTIVLSAIAVDRFKRICRPLEALIDIKTAKKIVVLAVVIALATSWPLFVLYGTHELKLKKFQNFVLIGKTCEIEEQWIKTIYPLLLVGFLFTCHFAGDILFIVLYIHVGKAIIRQRKNRKSLKSGNRYTAPEISAASCTMDELDGKPEEMRSRHFSFVVWNKIAKNASRSKLTIAKASNRPLGKPKTLPSDLVRRQLSKASGNSNGSGALHAGKTTMMLFLVTVVFAISFLPYCVVVILRATHRADIADLSNIGQSIYNLLLRSYFMNSVFNPVVYCFVSQQFRNQAIAACSCTRGNLQRSNSQVRSNLGSRSR, via the coding sequence ATGGTTGAAGAGTTCACATCCAGCACATCTGGTGATTTCACTACATCGTCAGTCTCAAATTCTACACTGTcatctttaaatatttcaagACCAAACGTGACCGTGGAAGGCAACGAtacaaccttgaccttcattacaTCCGGGCCTCTCCTCGACCTTGCAAACGACACGTACTTTAACAATGTGTTGCTGTCATCtctagtgtatgtgtgtatattacTGGCTATTGGGTTACCAGGCAACGTCTTGGTGCTGTATGTCTACGGCTTCAAATGGAACCGTACAACTTCAAGAATTTTCATTTTGGCTTTAGCCGGCATCGATTTATTAAATTGCATGTCGTCAATGGCAACCGAACTTTATCTTCTCACGCATTTCTTCAAATTTGATTTCCCGTATGTTTGTAAAGCTACGAGATTTGTCACTTCATTCTGTAATAATTCAACGACCATAGTTTTATCTGCCATTGCTGTTGATAGGTTTAAAAGGATTTGTCGTCCCTTGGAAGCGCTCATAGATATCAAAACTGCCAAAAAGATTGTCGTGTTGGCTGTTGTCATCGCTTTAGCTACATCTTGGCCATTGTTTGTGCTTTATGGAACACATGAACTTAAATTgaagaaatttcaaaatttcgTCCTCATTGGGAAAACTTGTGAAATCGAAGAACAATGGATAAAGACCATTTATCCTCTACTTCTTGTTGGATTCCTCTTTACATGTCATTTTGCAGGGGATATTCTTTTTATAGTTCTGTATATCCATGTTGGGAAAGCTATCATACGACAAAGAAAGAACCGGAAATCATTAAAATCCGGAAATAGGTATACTGCACCGGAAATATCGGCTGCAAGCTGTACAATGGACGAATTGGATGGAAAACCAGAGGAAATGAGGTCACGACATTTTTCATTTGTAGTGTGGAACAAAATCGCGAAAAATGCCAGTCGATCTAAGTTAACAATTGCAAAAGCTTCAAATCGTCCTTTGGGGAAACCAAAAACTCTTCCATCTGACCTTGTACGTAGACAGCTTTCGAAAGCAAGTGGCAACTCGAATGGTTCAGGTGCTCTTCATGCGGGCAAAACAACAATGATGTTATTTCTCGTGACGGTTGTGTTTGCCATTTCTTTCTTACCATATTGTGTCGTAGTTATTTTAAGAGCAACACACAGAGCAGATATTGCAGACCTTTCCAATATTGGCCAATCGATATACAATTTATTACTTCGTTCGTATTTTATGAATAGCGTATTTAATCCTGTTGTATACTGCTTTGTTAGTCAACAGTTCCGAAACCAAGCGATAGCAGCATGCAGTTGCACACGTGGAAATTTACAAAGGTCAAATTCGCAAGTGAGGTCAAACCTAGGTTCAAGGTCACGTTAA